Genomic window (Spirochaetota bacterium):
ATTGATGAACCAACACTGGTAAAATATTTAGCTCTTCAGGCTGAACGGGTGATAAAATCTGAGTAAGTCTTTTAATCCTGTAGTGTATTGTATCTTCGTGCCATTATTTCATTGGTTAATTTGATGATTGTTTCTATTTTGAAGGGTTTTCTAAGAACACCTTCCAGTCCCATCATTAATAGCTTATCTATATCAGGTATTGAATCTACCCCTGTGATAAACACTACATCAGTTTTGGGGCTTACTTCATGTATTGACTTAAAAACAGCATCACCTTTATGTCCGGGCATCAAATAATCTAAAAACACAATATCAATATCTTCAAATGTGCATATATCAATGGCTTCCTGCCCATTATCTGTAGTTAACACCTGATAGCCCATCCGTTCAAAAGCAGAAGACAAAAACTGGCGTATTGGTTCTTCATCATCCACTATTAAAATTCTCACTTCCCCTAAATAGAGCATCTCTTTTTCTTCTTTTTTTTCTAAAGCATCAAACGCAGGATTAAAACGCTTAAAATAGAGTGTTACTTCATTACACCTGGCAGGGTCATGGCATAGTGTCATATCACCACCATGGCTTTGCATTATGCCATACGCAATTGCTAAATTAATGCCATTTCCTACACTATCCACACCATTACTGCCTTTTGCTTTCTGTTCCTCACCATTTCCCCAGTTTCCGGGAACACCATCATTAACCAGTTTAAGCATGACTGCATCGCGGTTAAAAGATGTTTCAATGGTGATAGTCCCCTTTTTATTGGGTTTTATTGCCGAACGAGCATGTGAAAGTAAGTTTAAAAGCACCTCTTTTATCTGGCGTGAGTCTACAAATATCTCGGGGACCTTACCTAATTTTAATTTACACTCAATGGATTCTTTTTCTAACGTAAACCTTTGCACATCAACTATCTCTTTAATCAAATCATTAAGAGAACAATATTCAAATGAGATATCTTTACCCGTTACAAATACACTCAGCCTGTCGATGAGAGATGAACCTCGGGTTGTTTGCTTGTCAATAATGGATACTGCTTCCTTGACTGATTCATCCACAGCTTCATTCATAAGTAAAAGCTCAGCATACCCTTTTATAACCGCTAAAATGTTGTTAAATTCATGCGCCACCCCCTGAGCAAGCACCCGTAAACTGGCGATAGTTTTTTCAAATTCTTCTTCAGCAATATCAGATTTGCTAACTTTAAGACCTGTTTGATAATACCGAATTGTGCCTATAATTTTACCAATGAGCGTGAAAAATGGTGCATTGTTCTGTAAATATTGAAGTTCCTCTAATGGAAAAACCAGACATACCATGCCAACGACTATATCTGCATGCAATAGAGGAATAATTACTACAGAGATATCGGTTTCATCATGTTGAAAAGGTTTGGCCGTGGGTAAAAACAAAACACTTTTCTTTTTAATTGCCTTGCGTACAATCAACGAAAAATTATAAATTTTCACTACCAGTTCATCAAAGTTTTTACCTGCTTCATGGTGCAGTACCAGCCGTTCATCCCCAACCAGAGTATAGACTGAAACAGCTACCGATTTCATTTCATGATGCAGTAAATCCACAACATTGGATAAAAATGCATCGCTATTTGTTGCGTTCTGAGCCGTTTTAAAAATATCAAGCAATAGGGCATATTGCTGTTTGCTTAGCATATATATAATTCCGTAGTAGTTTATTTCTACTACAGACTATAGCACGAATGAATATTAATTCAACAAATGTAGGAAGGATTATTCTACTTTTGATAAAAAACCAGTCCAACACGATGTATGTGGTCTATTACATCAGGGTCATGTATATATTTAAATAATGAAATATCGAATGTATATGGTAACAATAAATCATTCTGACAAACCAAATTTCATATTTCTTTCATATCTTTTAGTGCAGTAAAATGTTTAGCCATTTTTTCAAATTCTTTGCTATACACATTGACAATTTTTTTTATGATTTCTTGTGCTAATGCATCATCGTAGGTATGGGGAGTCAGATTACGACTTGTAATCATATCCATCCAGATTTCGCCATTATCAATAAGTCCTGTTTTAAAAGCCTGTCGGGTAGTGTCTTTAGAACCATATAAATTTGATAGTCCCTGTTCTTCAAGGAAATCTTTAAAAACATTCCATGCCAACTCATGTGTATACTCAAATGCCTGTATCAAACCCTGCTTTTCTAGATCAGACAACTCACGCTCATGATATATATTAACTGCATTCATTAATTGCCTGAAGGCATTCATATAATGGATAAAACGCTGTATCCATCGTATATCCTTATGTGCCATAAAAGTAATGTTCAGAGGTATTTTCGTTATGCTATTTTAATCTCATGTAACCAGCCAAAAGAATCTTTTATTTCACCTGTCTGCAATTTTGTAAGATACTCATATAATTTAGTAATAGTTGGTCCTGCTTTTTCCTCATCGCAGAATGTAAATACTTTGTCACGATAGTGGATGCTGCATACTGGTGTAATAACCGCTGCAGTACCAACAGCTCCCACCTCATCAAAATGCTCAACTTCATCTATTGCTATTGGGCGTTTGTCAACATTCATTCCCAAAAGCGTAGCTATATCCATAAGGCTTTTGTTAGTTATGCTGGGCAAAATAGAATTTGATTCAGGGGTAAGATAGGTATTACCCTTGATTGCTATAAAATTAGACGTCCCAAATTCATCAACATATTTCTTTTCTTTTGGATCCAGATACAGCGGTATAGGGAAACCTTTCTTTTTAGCATATTCCCCACCACGTAATCCAGCAGCATAATTACCCCCAACCTTGCAGTCCCCCACACCATTGGGAGCTGCTCTATCATATTGTTCTACAACTAGAGCCTTAACTGGCTTAAATCCGCCTTTGTAGTAAGGTCCCACAGGGGTTACAAACACAATAAATACATATTCATCCGCTGGTCCCAACCCAACTCTTGCACCAGCACCATAGATAACAGGCCGTACATACAGGCTTGCACCCGTACCAAATGGTGGTACAAATTTTGCATTTGCTGCAACCACTTTATCCACAGCTTCAATGAACATATCCACAGGCACTTCAGGAATGAAAATCCTTTCACAACTGCGCTGCATACGCTTTGCATTCTCATCGGGTCTGAATGCTACAATACGCCCATCCACAGTTTCAAAGACTTTAAGTCCCTCAAAAGCTTGCTGTCCATAATGGAGGCCTGGTGCAGCAATATGAATAGGGATGGTTTCTTCGGTTGAAAGCTCTCCTCCAGACCACTTCCCATCTTTATAAAAATATCTAATATTATAATCTGTCTTTATGTATCCAAACGGTAGATTTTGCCAGTCTAACTTAGATTTTTCTCGTTGTGTTTGCATAGCTCATAAACCCTCATAAAAAATAAAAAACCATAGCCTTTGATATGGTTTAATTTATAAAGCATATTTATATCATTTTACCAACATAATAGTACAGTGTCAAATATATTTTAATTAATATATTATTTAAGGGTGTGTTACGTTTTTTTACATACTATCGATTGGCCCTTCACTATCGCCATCAATGAACTGCTTTGCATACGGATTATTTTTTGAAAAAAATTCATGTGATTCCATATCTACAACAATCATACCATTCAGTAACAAACCAACCTGGTTAGCAGTTTTACGGGCTACAGCTAAATCCTGCGTTACCAGTAAAGATGTCATCTTGTATTTTTCCTGAGTTGCCAAAATAAGATCAGAAATTGAATCAGCAAGCACCGGGTCAAGCCCTGCAGTGGGATCATCATACAGAATGATTGATGGTGAAAGGCATAATGCACGAGCAAGCCCAACTCTTTTTTGCATGCCACCACTTAACTGGGAAGGTAATTTTTGTTCTGATCCTGACAGGCCAACCCATTCTAAAGCCTCCATTACTTTTTCAGTAACTATCGCCTCATCTACTTTACGACGCCGTAACCCAAAAGCCACATTATCAAACACATTCATGGAATCAAAAAGCCCGCCTTTCTGGAACACATACGCCATGGTTATATTGCGTTTCATTTTTTCTTCTATAGAGAGCGTAAGGTATTGTTGTAACGGAATTCCAGCTAACGCGATAGTTCCTGTAAAATGAGGAAATAGCCCTGCAATTGTTTTTAACAGAACTGTCTTGCCACTTCCATTTTTTCCAAGAATGACATAGATTAAGCCCTGTGGTACAGAAAGGCTCACATCTTGCAACACTGAATGATGATTAAATGTTAACCCAACATGATTTACAGTTATCATGAATACATCGTTGCATAATAATCTTTTAATGAATAGAGAATATTAATATATGAAATATACCGTTCCTGGTATATTACACCTTTTTCCACCAACCGCTTCACTTCGCAATCTGGTTCATGGTCATGGGTGCAGGGCTTAAATGCACATCTGGCAGCATATTTTTCAAATTCATAAAAATATGTACTCACCAGATGAGGCTCAATATCCATAATCCCAAATTCACGAAGGCCAGGAGTGTCAATAATTCGCGTGTGCTCTTCCACGATTATCATGGAAACATTGGTTGTAGTGTGTTTACCTTTACCAGTGCTTGCAGAAACCTCCCCCACCCTAAGATCCAGATGTGGATACATGGTATTCAATATGCTCGTTTTGCCAACTCCTGAATAGCCAACAACGACTGAAGTTTTATTGTATAAGAGTTCTTTAAACTCGTCAATATTGTGACCCGTTTTAGCACTGGTCATTATGATACTGATATTAGTATTTTTGTAATAATCGTGTACATATTCAATATCTTTTTTCAAAGCTAAATCATATTTATTAACACACAGAATAAGTGGAATATGTTGCTGTCCACACCTGACTGCTATTCTATCAGCAAATCGCAAATTCAGCTTTGGCAGTGCAAATGACTGCATGACAACAACACAATCGCAATTTGCGGCAATGATATCTATTTTTCTGTGTTTACCTTTTTCTTTGCGTGAAAAATAATTTTTCCGGGGAATTATATCTTCAATAACACCTGTACCATCATCGGCT
Coding sequences:
- a CDS encoding branched-chain amino acid aminotransferase — its product is MQTQREKSKLDWQNLPFGYIKTDYNIRYFYKDGKWSGGELSTEETIPIHIAAPGLHYGQQAFEGLKVFETVDGRIVAFRPDENAKRMQRSCERIFIPEVPVDMFIEAVDKVVAANAKFVPPFGTGASLYVRPVIYGAGARVGLGPADEYVFIVFVTPVGPYYKGGFKPVKALVVEQYDRAAPNGVGDCKVGGNYAAGLRGGEYAKKKGFPIPLYLDPKEKKYVDEFGTSNFIAIKGNTYLTPESNSILPSITNKSLMDIATLLGMNVDKRPIAIDEVEHFDEVGAVGTAAVITPVCSIHYRDKVFTFCDEEKAGPTITKLYEYLTKLQTGEIKDSFGWLHEIKIA
- a CDS encoding response regulator, coding for MLSKQQYALLLDIFKTAQNATNSDAFLSNVVDLLHHEMKSVAVSVYTLVGDERLVLHHEAGKNFDELVVKIYNFSLIVRKAIKKKSVLFLPTAKPFQHDETDISVVIIPLLHADIVVGMVCLVFPLEELQYLQNNAPFFTLIGKIIGTIRYYQTGLKVSKSDIAEEEFEKTIASLRVLAQGVAHEFNNILAVIKGYAELLLMNEAVDESVKEAVSIIDKQTTRGSSLIDRLSVFVTGKDISFEYCSLNDLIKEIVDVQRFTLEKESIECKLKLGKVPEIFVDSRQIKEVLLNLLSHARSAIKPNKKGTITIETSFNRDAVMLKLVNDGVPGNWGNGEEQKAKGSNGVDSVGNGINLAIAYGIMQSHGGDMTLCHDPARCNEVTLYFKRFNPAFDALEKKEEKEMLYLGEVRILIVDDEEPIRQFLSSAFERMGYQVLTTDNGQEAIDICTFEDIDIVFLDYLMPGHKGDAVFKSIHEVSPKTDVVFITGVDSIPDIDKLLMMGLEGVLRKPFKIETIIKLTNEIMARRYNTLQD
- a CDS encoding ATP-binding cassette domain-containing protein, with the protein product MITVNHVGLTFNHHSVLQDVSLSVPQGLIYVILGKNGSGKTVLLKTIAGLFPHFTGTIALAGIPLQQYLTLSIEEKMKRNITMAYVFQKGGLFDSMNVFDNVAFGLRRRKVDEAIVTEKVMEALEWVGLSGSEQKLPSQLSGGMQKRVGLARALCLSPSIILYDDPTAGLDPVLADSISDLILATQEKYKMTSLLVTQDLAVARKTANQVGLLLNGMIVVDMESHEFFSKNNPYAKQFIDGDSEGPIDSM
- the rsgA gene encoding ribosome small subunit-dependent GTPase A, yielding MRGVVSKVMGLYYTVYHDASYTNCVLRGKLRQKFESDNEKFSNPVAVGDEVEITIADDGTGVIEDIIPRKNYFSRKEKGKHRKIDIIAANCDCVVVMQSFALPKLNLRFADRIAVRCGQQHIPLILCVNKYDLALKKDIEYVHDYYKNTNISIIMTSAKTGHNIDEFKELLYNKTSVVVGYSGVGKTSILNTMYPHLDLRVGEVSASTGKGKHTTTNVSMIIVEEHTRIIDTPGLREFGIMDIEPHLVSTYFYEFEKYAARCAFKPCTHDHEPDCEVKRLVEKGVIYQERYISYINILYSLKDYYATMYS
- a CDS encoding nucleotidyltransferase substrate binding protein: MAHKDIRWIQRFIHYMNAFRQLMNAVNIYHERELSDLEKQGLIQAFEYTHELAWNVFKDFLEEQGLSNLYGSKDTTRQAFKTGLIDNGEIWMDMITSRNLTPHTYDDALAQEIIKKIVNVYSKEFEKMAKHFTALKDMKEI